One window from the genome of Rufibacter tibetensis encodes:
- a CDS encoding alpha/beta fold hydrolase produces the protein MNLEIKKEDGFEYIDEGEGEVLLLLHGLFGALSNWQGVVSYFHKNYRVVIPLMPLYEMPLPQASVPGLVEFVEDFVSFKNLSDLTLLGNSLGGHVALEFALKRPEYVKRLVLTGSSGLFEDSMGGSFPKRGNYGFVKERIEYTFYDPAVATPELVDEVFDITNSNPKVLRIISIAKSAQRNNLGKDLGAITAPTLLIWGLNDTITPPVVAHEFNKLIQNSELHFIDHCCHAPMMEHPDAFNSILERFLIKTAVYDR, from the coding sequence ATGAACTTGGAAATCAAGAAGGAAGACGGGTTTGAGTACATTGATGAAGGCGAAGGCGAAGTGCTTTTGCTCTTGCATGGTCTGTTTGGAGCGCTTAGTAATTGGCAGGGAGTAGTCTCCTACTTCCATAAGAACTACCGCGTAGTCATTCCGCTCATGCCTTTGTATGAAATGCCATTGCCACAGGCTAGCGTGCCTGGTTTGGTTGAGTTCGTGGAAGATTTTGTTTCGTTTAAAAACCTGTCAGACTTAACTCTACTTGGGAATTCTCTGGGTGGGCACGTAGCCCTTGAGTTTGCCTTAAAAAGGCCGGAGTACGTAAAGCGATTGGTATTAACCGGCAGTTCAGGCTTGTTTGAAGATTCCATGGGTGGGTCTTTCCCTAAGCGAGGCAACTATGGTTTTGTAAAAGAACGCATAGAATACACGTTCTATGACCCGGCAGTGGCTACTCCAGAATTGGTTGATGAGGTTTTTGACATTACCAACAGCAACCCCAAAGTGCTACGGATTATCTCTATAGCTAAATCTGCGCAGCGGAATAATCTAGGGAAGGACTTGGGAGCCATCACCGCACCTACCTTGCTAATTTGGGGCCTAAATGATACAATCACCCCACCTGTAGTGGCCCACGAGTTTAATAAATTGATTCAAAATTCAGAATTACATTTCATAGACCATTGTTGTCATGCGCCTATGATGGAACATCCGGACGCCTTTAACAGTATCTTAGAGAGATTCCTGATAAAGACTGCTGTGTATGATCGCTGA
- the bamA gene encoding outer membrane protein assembly factor BamA — translation MSKYFWLLCLLVTSGITATAQIRLGVGSNAATSVDYANPKKYEIGGITVSGAKFLDPTTLVSLTGLKVGDEIDVPGDAISSAIQKLWDQGILGGVDVRATKIEGNKIFLDFFLTERPRLSRFDFTGATKAQAEDLQKQISLNKGRVVTDALLNSTRTTVQKFFQDKGYLNAQVVIRQTPDSVIANSVALDIRVDKGEKVRIGELDIERLNPVNEVKGGLGSLISGIWKEEEEGFSETKLKRQLKKTKEKKFYKVFTGAKFNRTEYEADKKLLIDFYNKEGYRDAVIVSDSIYKMSEDRIGIKIVVDEGRRYYYRNITWSGNYLYDDAMLARVLGLEKGDVYNREELDKRLNYNPSGNDITSLYMDDGYLFFQIEPVEVAVEGDSIDIEMRLSEGSQATVNSITVAGNTKTSDHVILRELRTLPGQNFSRSALIRSQRELSNLGYFDPEKIGMEPVPNPENGTVDIRYTVEERPNDQITLSGGWGGGLGAVGTVGLVLNNFSLRKATNFKEWRPVPSGDGQRLALNIQANGKRYQSYSLSFTEPWLGGRRPNSLTVSLSKSIQRFNQRDEFSQIQESFIDISGASVNLGRRLRWPDDYFTLSNSLSYFRYNMSNGSTIFRGYAEADKIRDANNVSFITSFARSSIDNPTYTRSGSSIGLNVTFTPPYSLFKSTVNNFQWIEFHKWMFDASWFHSLSGNGKLVLNTRAHFGFIGTYSSKGEIGPFERFKLGGSGLGGGSFIVATDYIGLRGYEDESITPNGAGGIAFNKYVAELRYPVSLNPAATVFVLGFAEAGNNFGNYREYDPFKLYRSVGVGARVFMAAFGLLGFDYGWGLDTVPGLPGANGGQFHFIIGQQIR, via the coding sequence ATGAGTAAGTACTTTTGGCTGTTATGCCTCTTAGTGACGTCTGGTATAACTGCCACAGCGCAAATCAGACTGGGTGTGGGCAGCAACGCTGCAACCTCTGTTGATTACGCTAATCCTAAAAAATACGAAATTGGTGGCATCACAGTAAGTGGTGCTAAGTTCTTAGATCCTACTACGTTAGTTTCTCTGACAGGGTTGAAAGTAGGCGATGAAATTGATGTGCCTGGTGATGCGATCAGTAGCGCTATTCAAAAGCTTTGGGATCAAGGCATTTTGGGTGGCGTGGATGTACGTGCTACAAAAATTGAAGGGAATAAGATATTTCTTGATTTCTTTTTAACCGAACGTCCTCGTTTATCACGGTTCGATTTTACCGGTGCTACAAAGGCGCAGGCGGAAGACCTTCAGAAACAAATTTCCCTTAACAAAGGAAGAGTTGTTACAGATGCTCTTCTCAATTCTACCCGTACCACTGTTCAAAAATTTTTCCAGGACAAAGGCTACCTTAACGCGCAAGTAGTTATCCGGCAAACCCCAGACTCTGTTATCGCGAACAGTGTTGCGTTAGATATTAGAGTAGACAAAGGGGAGAAAGTACGCATTGGCGAACTGGATATTGAAAGACTTAACCCTGTCAATGAAGTGAAGGGCGGTTTAGGTAGCTTAATATCTGGTATCTGGAAGGAAGAGGAAGAGGGTTTTTCTGAAACAAAACTGAAACGCCAGTTAAAAAAGACCAAAGAAAAGAAATTCTATAAGGTCTTCACGGGAGCTAAGTTCAACAGAACAGAGTACGAGGCAGACAAAAAGCTTCTTATTGATTTCTACAACAAAGAAGGCTACCGTGATGCAGTCATTGTCTCTGACTCTATCTACAAAATGTCAGAGGACAGAATAGGAATCAAGATTGTAGTAGATGAAGGAAGAAGATACTACTACCGGAACATTACTTGGAGCGGCAATTATCTGTATGATGATGCTATGCTTGCCAGAGTGTTGGGTTTAGAGAAAGGAGATGTATACAATAGGGAAGAGTTGGACAAGCGTCTGAACTATAACCCTAGCGGAAACGACATCACCTCTCTGTACATGGATGATGGTTACCTGTTCTTCCAAATTGAACCTGTAGAGGTTGCCGTAGAAGGTGATTCTATTGACATTGAGATGCGTCTTAGTGAAGGTTCCCAAGCTACAGTAAACTCTATTACCGTGGCTGGTAACACTAAGACAAGTGACCATGTGATTCTTCGTGAGTTACGGACCTTACCAGGGCAGAACTTCAGTAGATCAGCTTTGATCCGTTCTCAGCGTGAACTTTCCAATTTAGGATATTTTGACCCGGAGAAAATTGGAATGGAGCCTGTTCCAAACCCTGAAAATGGAACAGTAGATATTCGCTATACGGTAGAGGAACGTCCAAATGACCAGATTACCTTATCCGGTGGTTGGGGCGGTGGCCTTGGTGCTGTGGGTACGGTAGGTTTAGTATTGAATAACTTCTCTCTACGCAAGGCAACTAACTTTAAAGAGTGGAGACCCGTTCCTTCCGGTGACGGACAACGCCTGGCTTTGAATATCCAAGCTAATGGTAAAAGGTACCAGTCTTACTCGCTTTCTTTCACTGAGCCTTGGTTAGGTGGTCGCAGACCAAACTCATTAACGGTAAGTTTAAGTAAGTCTATCCAACGCTTTAACCAACGTGATGAGTTTAGCCAGATTCAGGAATCCTTCATTGATATCTCTGGAGCGAGTGTAAACCTTGGTAGAAGATTACGGTGGCCAGATGACTATTTTACCCTGAGTAACTCTCTTTCTTACTTCAGGTACAACATGAGCAATGGCTCAACCATTTTCCGGGGGTATGCAGAGGCCGATAAGATTAGAGATGCAAACAACGTTTCTTTCATTACATCTTTCGCGCGCTCAAGCATTGACAACCCGACCTATACCCGTTCTGGTTCTTCCATAGGACTGAACGTGACCTTTACCCCTCCTTACTCTTTATTTAAGAGTACTGTGAATAACTTCCAATGGATTGAATTCCACAAATGGATGTTTGATGCTTCCTGGTTCCATTCACTAAGTGGTAATGGAAAGCTTGTGTTAAACACCCGGGCTCACTTCGGCTTTATTGGAACCTACAGCTCTAAAGGAGAAATTGGTCCGTTTGAACGATTTAAACTAGGTGGTTCAGGCCTGGGTGGAGGTTCTTTTATTGTGGCTACTGACTATATAGGTTTGAGAGGCTATGAAGACGAAAGTATCACTCCAAACGGAGCTGGAGGTATTGCTTTCAACAAATACGTTGCGGAGCTACGCTATCCTGTTTCTTTGAACCCCGCTGCTACCGTGTTTGTTCTTGGTTTTGCAGAAGCAGGTAATAACTTTGGAAACTATCGTGAATACGATCCATTTAAATTGTATCGTTCTGTAGGGGTAGGAGCCAGGGTATTCATGGCAGCCTTTGGTTTGCTTGGATTTGACTATGGTTGGGGACTTGATACCGTTCCGGGTTTACCTGGAGCAAATGGAGGTCAGTTCCACTTTATCATTGGCCAGCAGATCAGATAA
- the porG gene encoding type IX secretion system protein PorG has protein sequence MVQIGSVFFALPAAAQQQTGQPRTTSEIGIGIGGVVYKGDVAPRYRLKSNRPALTLFYKKDISTSLAWKAAVLLGKMRAEDQEGTNSGLANDLPLSVYRGANVTTSVLELSAGIDYNFLDYYDFRRNLRWTPYFTVSAAGLVYNNKTIAINPSIIYPANTDEEQKYKTRFALAVPVGAGVKYALSEHWNLGFEAGVRVLFTDKFDNLVEQNEQVMNPNSRDLYFYNGVSVSYTFYKINCPIR, from the coding sequence TTGGTACAAATAGGGAGTGTTTTTTTTGCATTACCTGCCGCTGCGCAGCAACAGACGGGACAGCCAAGAACTACTAGTGAGATAGGTATTGGCATAGGAGGAGTGGTGTACAAGGGTGATGTGGCTCCCAGATATCGCTTGAAAAGCAACAGGCCTGCTTTGACCCTCTTCTATAAAAAAGACATATCTACTTCTTTAGCCTGGAAAGCAGCGGTACTCCTAGGGAAAATGCGTGCGGAAGATCAGGAGGGAACAAACTCTGGTCTGGCCAATGACTTGCCCTTGTCTGTCTACAGAGGAGCCAATGTAACCACAAGCGTGTTGGAGCTAAGTGCAGGTATAGACTACAACTTCCTTGATTACTATGATTTTAGGCGTAATCTACGATGGACGCCCTATTTCACAGTAAGTGCGGCAGGATTGGTTTACAATAATAAGACCATTGCCATCAATCCTTCAATTATTTATCCTGCCAACACAGACGAGGAGCAGAAATATAAAACCCGCTTTGCTTTAGCGGTTCCCGTAGGAGCTGGCGTTAAATATGCCTTATCTGAACATTGGAACTTAGGCTTTGAAGCTGGAGTGAGAGTTCTCTTCACAGATAAGTTTGATAATCTTGTTGAGCAGAACGAACAGGTAATGAATCCGAATAGCAGAGACCTCTACTTCTACAATGGAGTAAGTGTTTCCTATACTTTTTACAAAATCAATTGCCCCATCCGTTGA
- a CDS encoding OmpH family outer membrane protein — translation MNKLKSLLVAAFLLVSVASFAQTGNVKVGYTNANYIISQLPESRQIESDLKAHSSQLEKELQNKYKSYQEKVEAYKKGAPTMTDVVRADREKELTTLQSSIEEFQRNADASLQKKEQSALEPVMNKIQKAIDKVAKENGYTHIFTAEALLYGPEDGNSFTDLVLKDLGVTPAPKGSPAASAATPGAGTSPKPAVQNSAPVKKKK, via the coding sequence ATGAACAAATTGAAATCTCTGTTGGTAGCCGCTTTTTTACTGGTAAGTGTGGCTTCTTTTGCACAGACAGGAAACGTAAAGGTTGGTTATACCAACGCTAATTACATTATCAGTCAACTCCCCGAGAGCCGCCAAATTGAGTCTGACCTGAAAGCACACAGCAGCCAATTGGAGAAAGAGCTTCAGAACAAGTACAAGTCTTATCAGGAGAAAGTAGAAGCTTATAAAAAAGGTGCTCCTACTATGACAGATGTGGTTAGAGCTGATAGAGAAAAAGAGTTGACCACCTTGCAGTCATCCATTGAAGAGTTTCAGCGTAATGCAGACGCTTCTTTGCAGAAAAAAGAGCAGTCAGCATTAGAACCTGTAATGAACAAGATCCAGAAGGCTATTGACAAAGTAGCGAAAGAGAATGGTTATACCCACATCTTCACCGCTGAGGCTTTGTTATACGGACCAGAAGATGGAAACAGCTTCACTGATTTAGTTTTGAAAGACCTAGGTGTAACTCCAGCTCCTAAGGGTTCTCCAGCTGCTTCTGCTGCTACTCCAGGTGCAGGAACTTCTCCTAAGCCAGCAGTACAAAACTCTGCTCCTGTTAAGAAGAAAAAATAA
- a CDS encoding OmpH family outer membrane protein, translated as MMKKVGCFLVLGLFLLFGRDAYAQRFGYIDSGFILQKMPAYANAQSEVEKLSQTWQKEIEGMRAELEKLQKSYQAEEILLTPDMKKKRQEELNRKDTELREFQRKMFGFEGALFKRRQELIRPAQDQLFEAVEKIVRARGLNFMFDKSGDVVMLYTDPRHDYTEFVLEELGLASKEQNIAGARPADALKEDPADVPPLPAEVTPATPTTKKVTPKRQAAPVKKKNN; from the coding sequence ATGATGAAAAAGGTAGGGTGCTTTTTAGTATTGGGTTTGTTTCTACTCTTTGGAAGGGACGCCTATGCCCAGCGCTTTGGCTATATTGATTCTGGTTTTATCTTACAGAAAATGCCTGCCTATGCTAATGCCCAATCAGAGGTAGAGAAACTCTCCCAAACATGGCAAAAGGAGATAGAGGGTATGCGTGCGGAACTTGAAAAGCTTCAAAAGAGTTATCAAGCTGAAGAGATTCTTTTAACGCCTGATATGAAGAAGAAGCGTCAGGAGGAACTCAACCGTAAAGACACTGAGCTAAGAGAGTTCCAGCGTAAGATGTTTGGCTTTGAAGGTGCTTTGTTTAAAAGACGCCAGGAGTTGATAAGACCAGCCCAGGATCAATTATTTGAAGCAGTTGAGAAGATTGTCCGCGCAAGGGGTTTAAACTTTATGTTTGACAAATCTGGTGATGTGGTGATGCTTTATACGGATCCGCGGCATGATTATACAGAGTTTGTATTAGAAGAGTTAGGTTTAGCCTCTAAAGAGCAGAATATAGCAGGTGCCCGTCCGGCAGATGCTTTGAAAGAAGATCCGGCAGATGTGCCGCCATTGCCAGCAGAAGTTACTCCTGCTACCCCAACAACTAAAAAGGTTACGCCTAAGCGTCAAGCAGCACCTGTTAAAAAGAAAAACAATTAA
- a CDS encoding isoprenyl transferase, which yields MSLKEKIDIGNLPQHVAVIMDGNGRWAKKKGNLRIFGHQNAITAVRETVEASAELGVKYLTLYAFSTENWSRPKYEVDALMQLLVSTIRKETETLNKNNIRLQSIGDLAALPQACRKQLEEAIEITSQNTRMTLVLALSYSGRWELVNVIQKLAAQVKAGELEPEAITEALVSGALTTAGIPDPELLIRTSGEQRISNFLLWQLAYTELYITDLLWPDFRKEHLYEAILAFQARERRFGKTSEQLQKAHS from the coding sequence ATGAGCCTCAAGGAAAAGATAGATATAGGCAATTTGCCGCAACATGTTGCCGTTATTATGGACGGGAATGGTAGATGGGCAAAGAAAAAGGGCAATCTTAGGATTTTTGGCCACCAGAATGCTATTACTGCCGTTCGCGAAACAGTAGAAGCATCTGCTGAACTGGGTGTTAAATACTTAACCCTCTACGCTTTTTCCACTGAAAATTGGTCAAGGCCAAAGTATGAAGTGGATGCCCTCATGCAGTTATTGGTAAGCACCATCCGGAAGGAGACCGAGACGTTGAACAAAAATAACATCCGGTTGCAGTCCATAGGAGATTTGGCAGCACTGCCACAGGCTTGCAGAAAGCAGCTGGAAGAGGCCATCGAAATCACAAGTCAGAATACCCGCATGACACTGGTCTTGGCTTTGAGCTATAGTGGACGATGGGAATTGGTGAATGTGATACAAAAATTGGCTGCTCAGGTAAAGGCCGGAGAGTTAGAGCCTGAAGCTATCACTGAAGCTCTGGTGAGTGGTGCACTTACTACTGCAGGCATACCAGACCCAGAGCTGTTAATCAGAACAAGTGGGGAGCAAAGAATCAGTAATTTCTTGCTTTGGCAGCTAGCCTATACAGAACTGTACATTACAGATCTTTTATGGCCAGATTTTAGAAAAGAACACCTATACGAAGCCATACTTGCTTTTCAGGCACGGGAACGCCGTTTTGGGAAAACAAGCGAACAATTACAAAAAGCACATTCTTAA
- a CDS encoding CvpA family protein, translated as MSTFDLFLLLPVAYGAFKGFFKGLVLEIASLASFIIITVFGMKLVGLVTPLIHEWLGDKASFLPFIPFLLVFIGIGFAVRVVGMMVKKGVHLTPLGMMDNFVGAVLGGGKWAFAICLLVYFAHATGLDVALQTVRDSEVYPYYLQAAPNAWAFVQWIIPFGREALESFA; from the coding sequence GTGAGTACGTTTGATCTTTTTTTGCTTTTGCCGGTAGCTTACGGCGCTTTTAAAGGGTTCTTTAAAGGACTGGTGTTGGAAATTGCGTCACTGGCCTCATTTATTATCATCACCGTTTTTGGGATGAAGTTAGTGGGGCTGGTGACACCACTCATTCATGAGTGGCTAGGCGATAAAGCTAGTTTCCTGCCGTTCATTCCATTTCTGCTGGTGTTTATAGGCATTGGGTTTGCGGTACGTGTTGTAGGCATGATGGTAAAGAAAGGAGTGCACCTGACGCCGCTGGGCATGATGGATAACTTTGTTGGCGCTGTTCTGGGTGGTGGTAAGTGGGCGTTTGCCATTTGCCTGCTCGTGTATTTTGCCCATGCCACCGGCTTAGACGTAGCGCTGCAGACCGTGCGTGATTCTGAAGTGTATCCTTATTACCTGCAGGCCGCACCTAACGCGTGGGCTTTTGTGCAATGGATCATTCCTTTCGGCCGTGAGGCCCTGGAGTCATTCGCTTAG
- a CDS encoding NAD kinase, with translation MKIAIVGKPVKEEVIPFVSRLFDILVRQGIQVTVADHFVESLSPFANIPSQADVFDRETSLKDVNYMLSLGGDGTLLDAVTYVGALQIPIMGINMGRLGFLASVPYAQLDVAVDSLLKGHFTLEDRSLIHLDSDQEVFDGKNFGLNEFSIVKRDTSSMIAVHTYIDGEYLNSYWADGLIVATPTGSTGYSLSCGGPVMMPQTNNFVISPVCPHNLNVRPLVVSDKSVISFEIEGRSTRYLVSLDSRSKPVDASIQLAVRREDFNARLVKLNQVNFLTTLRTKMHWGLDQRNG, from the coding sequence ATGAAAATAGCAATAGTTGGTAAACCAGTGAAAGAGGAAGTGATTCCTTTTGTAAGCCGGCTATTCGATATTTTGGTCCGCCAAGGGATTCAAGTGACGGTTGCAGATCATTTTGTGGAATCACTGTCGCCTTTCGCCAACATACCATCCCAAGCTGATGTCTTTGACCGGGAAACCAGTCTCAAAGATGTCAATTACATGTTGAGTCTGGGCGGTGATGGTACATTGTTGGATGCGGTGACGTATGTGGGGGCTTTGCAAATTCCTATCATGGGTATTAACATGGGACGGCTAGGGTTTCTAGCTTCAGTACCTTATGCCCAGTTAGATGTTGCCGTAGATTCTCTGTTAAAGGGGCATTTTACTTTAGAAGATCGGTCTCTCATCCACTTAGATAGTGATCAGGAGGTATTTGACGGAAAGAACTTCGGGTTAAATGAGTTTTCAATTGTGAAGCGTGATACCTCTTCTATGATAGCGGTGCATACGTACATTGACGGGGAGTATCTGAATTCTTATTGGGCAGATGGCCTGATAGTGGCAACCCCTACCGGATCTACGGGATATTCACTTTCTTGTGGTGGTCCGGTGATGATGCCACAGACAAACAATTTTGTGATATCCCCCGTATGCCCGCATAACTTAAATGTGAGGCCTCTGGTGGTATCTGATAAAAGTGTAATTTCTTTTGAGATTGAGGGGAGAAGCACAAGGTATCTGGTGTCTTTGGATTCAAGGTCTAAACCAGTTGATGCTTCAATTCAGCTAGCGGTAAGGCGGGAGGATTTCAATGCCAGATTAGTGAAATTAAACCAGGTAAATTTCTTAACAACGCTTAGAACGAAGATGCATTGGGGGCTTGACCAACGGAATGGTTAA
- a CDS encoding GatB/YqeY domain-containing protein yields MSLKEKVESGIKQAMLAKDKTRLQALRGIKSQILLAETEKGGVQALTPDMELKLLTKAAKQRRESAEVYRAQARPDLEEIEMAELAIIEEFLPQQLDEGDLRERLLEIIQRVGALGPSDMGKVMGVASRELAGQADGRAISNAVNALLNNTNA; encoded by the coding sequence ATGAGCCTGAAAGAAAAAGTAGAATCTGGCATCAAGCAAGCCATGCTGGCCAAAGATAAAACCCGTCTGCAAGCCCTGCGTGGCATCAAGTCACAGATTTTGTTAGCTGAAACAGAAAAAGGCGGGGTGCAAGCCCTTACTCCTGACATGGAGCTGAAGTTGTTGACTAAAGCCGCTAAACAGCGCCGTGAGTCTGCCGAAGTGTACCGTGCCCAGGCACGTCCAGACCTGGAAGAAATTGAAATGGCCGAGCTCGCCATCATTGAGGAGTTCCTGCCGCAGCAATTAGACGAAGGCGATCTGCGGGAGCGTCTTTTGGAAATCATCCAGCGCGTGGGTGCGCTAGGGCCTTCTGACATGGGCAAGGTAATGGGTGTGGCTTCCCGTGAGCTGGCAGGCCAAGCCGATGGCCGTGCGATCTCCAACGCGGTGAATGCCCTTTTAAACAACACCAACGCGTAA
- a CDS encoding anthranilate synthase component II, protein MLLLLDNFDSFTYNLYDYFRQLGVEVEVRRNDISLEEVQSMPLEGIVLSPGPGTPERAGVMPAVIDYYHDRVPMLGICLGHQALGQFFGAKVVKGLRPMHGKVSEIICVPDPIFAGLPEKVPVVRYHSLVVQEAPADLVPLAKTSEGELMAFKHAHLPLYALQFHPEAALTRHGLEMLRNWVNIANITSLY, encoded by the coding sequence GTGCTGTTGTTGTTAGATAATTTTGATTCTTTCACCTATAACCTGTATGACTATTTTCGTCAGTTAGGGGTAGAGGTGGAGGTGCGCCGGAATGACATTTCCTTAGAGGAGGTCCAAAGCATGCCTTTAGAAGGTATTGTCTTGTCGCCTGGGCCGGGTACGCCTGAAAGAGCCGGTGTTATGCCTGCTGTTATTGATTATTACCACGATCGAGTGCCCATGTTAGGGATCTGTCTGGGGCATCAGGCATTAGGGCAGTTCTTTGGGGCGAAGGTGGTAAAAGGCCTTCGTCCGATGCACGGCAAAGTTTCTGAGATTATCTGTGTGCCAGACCCCATCTTCGCGGGACTTCCCGAAAAGGTGCCTGTGGTGCGCTATCACTCTCTGGTGGTGCAGGAAGCCCCGGCAGATCTGGTGCCGTTGGCGAAGACTTCTGAGGGAGAGTTGATGGCTTTTAAGCACGCTCACCTGCCGCTGTACGCTCTGCAGTTCCATCCTGAGGCGGCACTTACCCGGCACGGACTGGAAATGCTCAGAAATTGGGTGAATATTGCTAATATTACATCCTTATACTAG
- a CDS encoding CBS domain-containing protein: MIAEELINQMVPPLKLSDTGEKAVRWMDEFRLNQLPVVKNRKYLGLVTEENVMEAKNPDLILENIPFDFEHVHVQQNQHFYNVMELAIKNKVQVVPVLDDLQEYLGVITVNDTISAFGQMSAIQGQGGILVLCMAERDYSLSEISRLVESNNAKILSAYVSPDEADIFRIKLTLKINTSDLTRIVATLERFGYKITAQFQDTSNEPEDQDRLDMLLRYLNI, translated from the coding sequence ATGATCGCTGAAGAACTGATAAACCAGATGGTTCCGCCTCTCAAACTCTCTGACACCGGCGAAAAAGCCGTGCGTTGGATGGACGAATTCCGGCTGAACCAACTGCCTGTGGTAAAGAACCGAAAATATTTGGGCCTGGTCACTGAAGAGAATGTGATGGAGGCTAAGAACCCAGACTTGATCCTGGAAAACATTCCTTTTGATTTCGAGCACGTGCACGTGCAGCAGAATCAGCACTTCTATAATGTGATGGAGCTTGCCATTAAAAACAAGGTGCAAGTGGTACCCGTCCTTGACGATCTGCAAGAATATTTAGGGGTAATCACGGTGAACGATACTATCTCAGCCTTCGGGCAAATGTCTGCTATACAGGGGCAAGGCGGTATTTTGGTGCTCTGCATGGCTGAGCGGGACTATTCTTTAAGTGAGATAAGCCGTCTAGTGGAGTCAAACAATGCCAAAATATTGAGCGCCTACGTTTCACCAGATGAAGCCGATATTTTTAGAATAAAGCTTACCCTTAAAATTAACACTTCAGATTTAACCCGTATAGTCGCCACCCTTGAAAGGTTCGGGTATAAGATCACAGCGCAATTTCAGGACACTTCCAACGAACCAGAAGATCAGGATAGATTAGACATGCTTCTCCGGTATTTAAATATTTAA
- a CDS encoding DUF6089 family protein: protein MKKFFSTSLILFVLFMAAAPEAEAQRFSRRNLYNSVGISLNAMNYFGDVTPESDFTSLRLNSTRPSVSVHFTRKFTPRISGRAALSWGRITGDDSKSADFSEPENEPRFKRNLSFRNDIKELSVQGVVDLFQNRRTYLRRPDFTPYAFLGVAVFHHNPKAYYDGRDARVDAGWYELQPLGTEGQYADDNDYPEPYKKVQFAIPFGLGVKYKLARNWDLGFEITWRKTFTDYLDDVSTTYADKGDLTTVAAILSDRSADNSRAGSYPIITENGYSRINGYGAKGDQRGDASDEDWYISTGFSLNYILTPARRGPKFR, encoded by the coding sequence ATGAAAAAATTTTTCTCTACTTCTTTAATTTTGTTTGTTCTTTTTATGGCTGCTGCTCCCGAGGCAGAAGCCCAGCGGTTTAGTAGGAGAAATCTTTACAATAGTGTTGGGATTAGTTTGAACGCCATGAACTACTTTGGTGACGTTACCCCTGAGTCTGACTTTACCAGCTTACGTTTAAACTCTACCCGCCCAAGTGTATCTGTTCACTTTACTCGTAAATTCACTCCAAGAATCTCTGGTAGAGCTGCACTTTCATGGGGTAGAATCACAGGTGATGACAGTAAAAGTGCTGACTTTTCTGAGCCAGAAAATGAGCCAAGATTCAAACGTAATCTGAGCTTCAGAAATGACATTAAAGAGTTAAGTGTACAAGGGGTAGTAGACCTATTTCAGAACCGCAGAACATATTTGCGTCGTCCTGACTTTACACCTTATGCCTTCTTAGGAGTTGCTGTATTCCATCACAATCCTAAAGCTTATTATGACGGCAGAGATGCAAGGGTTGATGCCGGCTGGTATGAATTGCAGCCTCTGGGAACTGAAGGCCAATATGCGGATGACAATGATTATCCAGAGCCCTACAAAAAAGTCCAGTTTGCTATACCTTTTGGTTTAGGTGTGAAATACAAGTTGGCTAGAAACTGGGACCTTGGTTTTGAAATCACCTGGCGTAAAACCTTCACAGATTACTTGGATGATGTGAGCACTACTTATGCAGACAAAGGAGATTTAACTACCGTTGCTGCCATCTTATCTGACAGAAGTGCTGATAATTCCAGAGCAGGCTCTTATCCTATCATTACAGAGAATGGGTACAGCAGAATAAACGGTTATGGTGCCAAAGGAGATCAAAGAGGAGATGCTTCAGATGAGGATTGGTACATCTCTACAGGATTTTCTTTAAATTATATCCTAACTCCTGCAAGAAGAGGACCGAAATTCCGTTAA